From Neobacillus sp. PS2-9, the proteins below share one genomic window:
- a CDS encoding J domain-containing protein has product MFIFILIIIGLWLIFSSSSGSSSTSRNQNSYVQTTSSNTNFINIYGEFETGSYLEDVNVYVKGPVYSYPLSQGFFWGYGAGTLSIQNSSGQLSINLVKSTDNRMVPTSFTINNEKFSVIEKNGQFFSHKSYRDISLARTINYILDEQARLNMDEKSQKTTFEFLIGLLVFNMMLKRKIIFRHGKEAIEVGETTNLEVEYEKIWSIAVDLVNKYSHDYLLERTNNNIEQLLTILELPSNERDLNVIKKQYKVLAKKYHPDVYLKSDQKFKEINSAYEELCTYLNAS; this is encoded by the coding sequence ATGTTCATTTTCATTTTAATCATTATTGGTTTATGGCTTATTTTTTCCTCTAGTTCTGGTTCATCCAGTACTAGTAGAAATCAAAACAGTTATGTTCAAACGACATCATCAAATACAAATTTCATTAATATATACGGGGAATTTGAAACTGGTTCCTATTTGGAGGATGTGAATGTTTATGTAAAGGGGCCGGTGTATAGTTATCCTCTAAGTCAAGGATTTTTTTGGGGATACGGTGCCGGCACACTATCCATCCAAAATTCTAGTGGTCAGTTATCTATCAACCTAGTAAAGTCAACAGATAATAGAATGGTTCCTACTTCCTTTACCATTAATAACGAAAAATTTTCCGTGATTGAAAAGAATGGTCAGTTCTTTAGTCACAAATCTTATCGTGATATTAGCCTTGCAAGAACCATCAATTATATTTTAGACGAGCAAGCCCGATTGAATATGGATGAAAAAAGTCAAAAAACTACCTTTGAATTTTTAATAGGACTTTTGGTATTTAATATGATGCTGAAGAGGAAGATCATCTTCCGGCATGGAAAAGAAGCAATTGAAGTTGGAGAGACTACGAATTTAGAAGTAGAATATGAAAAGATATGGTCCATTGCTGTAGATTTAGTAAATAAATATTCCCACGATTATTTGTTAGAAAGAACGAATAACAATATTGAACAATTACTAACTATACTTGAATTACCTTCAAATGAAAGAGATCTAAACGTCATAAAAAAGCAATACAAAGTGCTGGCTAAAAAATACCACCCGGATGTTTATTTGAAGTCAGATCAAAAGTTCAAAGAAATTAATAGTGCATATGAAGAACTGTGTACATATTTAAATGCCTCCTAA
- a CDS encoding dynamin family protein yields the protein MKVQVVFTGKDILIISNEGKETLPPYFYYNKNSIVIGKQVQDSINLYYKYIYNVFLEKNEQLQASFFKKLEEYLVHKYKVESFLVDVDPLCKHLMLPIKKYLPSAVVKESRNISGRILPDELKQHLYNAFSSVIANELIRSGKVRGGLYDKIYEIIFLNIPFYIDGLLRIGKSKVSLKIVDPIQSKVIVINEEMTTDLPALKKLTSIYQYSYKNNQEINEALYKLYDDQFKVTFLSPFSYGKSTLINGLIGSKMLNMDIRAETAILTKIVSAPDSRLFVKYADQRVVMYTYENEEQLREMLKDLTGVRSTQAPVEVQIFCKLDHLPGVTIIDAPGLHSRHDDHDEKAFEALQLSDLALFLINPSHIGNANFSVQIREFLQEIKEQNKKFGFILSRLDLHSEDYDVIMKEMEHVLKDLAPSYPLSQVLFISGFFALYGKLLAEGKIDVQDVRRNRSLFVIEEDDIIMGRGLEKHHAQSLIDFSSIHLLETFIRERGEYHTNQFDLDCRERETAAVPMLS from the coding sequence ATGAAAGTACAAGTTGTTTTTACAGGCAAAGATATCTTGATTATTAGTAATGAAGGTAAAGAAACTTTACCTCCATATTTTTACTATAATAAAAACAGTATCGTGATTGGGAAACAAGTTCAAGACTCTATTAATCTATATTACAAATACATATATAATGTTTTTCTCGAAAAAAATGAACAGCTGCAAGCCAGCTTTTTTAAAAAGCTAGAAGAGTATCTAGTTCACAAGTATAAAGTGGAATCCTTTTTGGTAGATGTGGATCCACTTTGCAAACATTTAATGCTGCCTATAAAAAAGTACCTACCTTCTGCTGTGGTGAAAGAAAGTAGAAATATTTCAGGGAGGATCCTGCCTGATGAATTAAAGCAACATCTCTATAATGCATTTTCCTCAGTCATAGCTAATGAATTGATTCGAAGTGGGAAAGTCAGAGGGGGGTTGTACGATAAAATCTATGAAATAATTTTTTTAAACATTCCTTTTTATATAGATGGACTACTGAGAATTGGCAAATCGAAAGTTTCACTGAAGATAGTCGATCCAATTCAATCAAAGGTTATTGTCATTAACGAAGAAATGACTACCGATCTTCCTGCCTTAAAGAAACTTACTTCTATCTACCAATATAGCTACAAGAATAATCAGGAAATTAACGAAGCTCTCTACAAGTTGTATGATGATCAGTTTAAAGTCACCTTCTTAAGTCCATTTTCTTATGGGAAGTCTACCTTAATAAATGGTCTAATAGGCTCAAAAATGTTAAATATGGACATACGAGCTGAAACAGCCATTCTTACTAAAATAGTTAGCGCTCCAGATTCCCGTTTGTTTGTGAAGTACGCCGACCAGCGGGTGGTAATGTATACCTATGAGAATGAGGAACAGTTAAGGGAAATGTTAAAAGATTTAACCGGTGTACGTAGCACACAAGCACCAGTTGAGGTACAAATTTTTTGTAAGCTTGACCATCTTCCAGGTGTCACCATCATTGATGCTCCGGGGCTACATTCCCGTCATGATGATCATGATGAAAAAGCATTTGAAGCCTTACAACTTAGTGATTTAGCTCTCTTTTTAATTAATCCATCACATATTGGAAATGCCAATTTTTCAGTGCAAATTAGAGAATTTCTTCAGGAGATTAAGGAGCAAAACAAAAAATTTGGCTTTATTCTGTCGAGACTGGATTTACACAGTGAAGATTACGATGTGATTATGAAGGAAATGGAGCATGTATTGAAGGATCTTGCGCCTAGTTATCCTCTTAGTCAGGTGCTATTTATTTCAGGGTTCTTTGCTCTCTATGGGAAGCTATTAGCCGAAGGGAAAATAGATGTCCAAGATGTGAGAAGGAATAGAAGTTTATTTGTTATTGAAGAAGATGACATTATTATGGGACGTGGGCTGGAAAAACATCATGCCCAGTCGTTAATTGATTTTAGTTCCATTCATCTTTTAGAGACTTTTATCAGAGAAAGAGGTGAGTATCATACAAACCAATTCGATTTGGATTGTAGAGAACGAGAGACAGCTGCAGTCCCTATGCTATCTTAA
- a CDS encoding dynamin family protein — MLERYTQTKKFLLQVKKELEKSSHIDPYIIENSMLEQEIVRLENGNFKIALVAPFSAGKSTFINSIIGKDLLSMDIRAETSVITKIAYSEEIRIEVTYFENNKVDVFERDEQGNALTYDTCKEILQKITTVRDQTNEEKIQQVIVYCPLDICRDNVELIDTPGLFSRHEKHEAITNNIIPQVNAVIFMIDPDSVGEEHFTDKIRNYVNSAKTSSLEEDGRHIYFVINKIDVFNEEDIAKARHELEQVLSGLILKPNIHEVSAYFGMRGKQLLTKDLDIQTIQKDRKISIPDPEDPDYTIAGKQIKEEHAQDIIKFSKIRKLENALGEYLQSKNQYLISDVVGSIRSVLSDTIHKLEFEIHEINGSINEDKAVYIQKINNLKAEIEEIKEGTVQQINSLVTKTIVGGITGASLDNQLTEEIEDKLVDISMDIEREVFKKWSRAKVRIDRYNAEEIVQATILDAEEYLVQKVKELVKDLFLDIQKIIASLISEIQEQLNLVTEKLEAAEVKNLGTRMEKIGSFNVENLVGSTMKKIETEFSTIIVSIAKDCQEKVQGAYDNSIYEVKKGGFVNWFKGLFGSAEYEERFDLFQYKKELDRLINDLTDTMKVRVMDSETAVATPIIEMSKGIVKDINSEVSTIINNVVKIKSNVLNSLIAEMNSNKEEKLASILKKQKKISSVSEINHRFEGNLQQLQQEDHSHELQQHEPIPQ; from the coding sequence ATGTTAGAAAGATACACCCAAACGAAAAAGTTCCTATTACAGGTAAAGAAGGAATTGGAAAAATCAAGCCATATTGATCCATATATTATTGAAAACTCCATGCTTGAGCAGGAAATTGTTCGTTTAGAAAATGGAAACTTTAAAATTGCGCTAGTTGCTCCTTTTAGTGCGGGAAAATCTACCTTTATTAACTCAATTATCGGTAAAGACTTGTTAAGTATGGACATTCGGGCAGAAACGTCTGTTATCACCAAGATTGCTTATTCAGAGGAAATTAGAATTGAAGTTACCTATTTTGAAAATAACAAAGTAGATGTTTTCGAAAGAGACGAGCAGGGCAATGCATTAACCTACGATACATGTAAAGAAATTCTACAAAAAATTACGACTGTTCGTGATCAAACCAATGAAGAAAAAATTCAACAGGTTATTGTATATTGTCCATTAGATATTTGCCGCGATAATGTTGAATTGATTGATACTCCAGGGCTATTTTCAAGACATGAAAAGCATGAAGCAATAACCAATAACATTATTCCACAAGTGAACGCTGTTATTTTTATGATTGACCCAGATAGTGTTGGGGAAGAGCACTTTACTGATAAAATTAGAAACTATGTAAACTCGGCCAAGACCTCTAGCTTAGAGGAAGATGGCCGTCATATATATTTTGTTATAAACAAAATTGACGTTTTTAATGAAGAAGACATCGCAAAGGCAAGACATGAGTTGGAACAGGTGCTTTCAGGTTTAATTTTAAAGCCTAATATCCATGAGGTTTCTGCGTATTTTGGAATGAGAGGTAAACAGCTATTAACGAAGGATCTTGACATTCAAACGATTCAAAAGGATCGTAAAATCAGCATTCCTGATCCAGAAGATCCAGACTACACGATCGCTGGTAAACAAATTAAAGAAGAACATGCACAAGATATTATCAAATTTTCAAAGATTCGAAAGCTAGAAAACGCACTTGGCGAGTACTTGCAAAGTAAGAACCAATACTTAATTTCCGACGTGGTTGGAAGCATTCGTAGTGTTCTATCTGATACAATTCATAAGCTCGAATTTGAAATTCATGAAATCAACGGATCGATTAATGAAGATAAAGCGGTCTATATTCAAAAAATTAATAACTTAAAAGCAGAAATTGAAGAAATTAAAGAGGGAACGGTTCAGCAGATTAACAGCTTAGTAACGAAGACCATTGTGGGTGGTATCACGGGAGCTAGTTTAGATAACCAGCTAACAGAGGAAATTGAAGACAAGCTAGTTGATATTTCAATGGATATCGAAAGAGAAGTATTCAAGAAATGGTCAAGAGCGAAGGTACGGATTGATCGCTACAATGCGGAGGAGATCGTTCAAGCTACGATTCTAGATGCGGAAGAGTATTTAGTGCAAAAGGTAAAGGAACTCGTAAAAGACTTATTTTTGGATATCCAGAAGATTATCGCTAGTCTCATAAGTGAAATTCAAGAACAATTGAACCTAGTAACGGAAAAGCTGGAAGCAGCCGAAGTGAAAAACCTAGGAACTAGAATGGAGAAGATTGGAAGCTTTAACGTGGAAAACCTGGTTGGGTCAACGATGAAGAAAATTGAAACGGAGTTTTCAACGATCATTGTTTCAATTGCAAAGGATTGTCAGGAAAAGGTACAGGGGGCCTATGATAATTCGATTTATGAGGTTAAAAAAGGTGGTTTTGTTAATTGGTTTAAGGGCCTGTTTGGCTCTGCAGAATATGAAGAAAGATTTGACTTATTCCAATACAAGAAAGAGCTGGATCGCTTGATTAATGATTTGACAGATACGATGAAGGTGAGAGTAATGGATAGTGAAACCGCAGTTGCTACTCCAATCATCGAGATGTCTAAAGGCATTGTAAAGGACATTAACTCAGAAGTGTCGACCATTATCAATAATGTAGTGAAAATTAAGAGCAATGTCCTCAATAGCTTAATTGCAGAGATGAATAGCAATAAGGAAGAAAAGCTAGCTTCGATTTTGAAAAAACAGAAAAAAATCTCAAGTGTATCTGAAATCAACCATCGTTTTGAGGGTAATTTACAACAACTTCAACAGGAGGATCATAGCCATGAACTACAACAGCATGAACCAATCCCTCAGTAA
- a CDS encoding ATP-binding protein, which translates to MLDQLLYLKRYQTPLREEGLRNYNFNETDYQFIQINKLTLSDELEKEDLQRYVNRSIEQFVLSLSHAFSPVIFRLKSNRLDNSVSFSIGVKKKPGESIAERFSSYFQGVHYHEVNMEHFFEGFQSQAFITGIPKENETKFFSYLEPFVRLARGKDLILEVVASPIHRTQIVKNLERLSDIRTANSVHLKKSHSESTAYSETNTYNEGETFTDGENSGGGLVFVNKGNNRSEGRTSSSSDANGKTETNTKNIEETKHQAAELDRFLETYLDRMQKALSTGLWKTSISIYTKSKEELSQACEVYQSTYKEESLEPYQAFKLRQAYSMIGVHETAIRTSQHIDLFHEQFREYSFLTSKELSYVFDFPKEEYKGYEFSQSPRFGQSAPSLSGIPLGHIYDGDKTTPTLYELDSNQLVKHMLVAGITGSGKTNTIFNLIQSIDVPFLIIEPAKKEYRRLNKIVPDLRVYTLGNEQISPLRINPFYFPQNVSIQQHIDNLKVIFNASFTMYASMPNILEQCFINVYIKKGWSLTTSKNIYMGDHDNLLYEKYFPTIEDLYYEIDSYTKELGYAQEQMQNIRAALLTRIKSLMTGGKGFLLNSVETMDIGELLSHPTVLELEAIADDDEKSLVIGLISMSIYEYLKANETDFTGELKHLLILEEAHRIFTNVTQSGSQEDVNIKGKAVESLSHILSEIRAYGEGMIIIDQVPTKLAPDVLKNTNTKIIHRIVSRDDCEYVANSLGLTDDKVNFISKLTNGAALYFSDGMSSPAHLQILYGKEHTHTVPDQELRLSSQAYNGSVYTTKYIHPLTEVIMQNLSNGYPQMERILNDFYQVLLKQPLKNVRDIYRTTQENLTYSALEAGFDMSIDTDEFTYSFVKEGLNRLVKQDEKIRKQINKRILMERYLECCLELITKDYETHKKEYTLLERNQRRLGAGHFD; encoded by the coding sequence ATGTTAGATCAACTTTTATATTTAAAACGGTATCAAACACCTTTACGAGAAGAAGGTTTACGAAATTACAATTTTAATGAAACAGATTATCAATTTATTCAGATAAATAAATTGACGTTATCAGATGAATTGGAGAAAGAGGATCTTCAACGGTATGTCAATCGTTCGATCGAACAGTTTGTGTTATCACTCTCGCATGCTTTCTCACCTGTTATTTTTCGCTTGAAAAGTAACAGATTGGACAATAGTGTCTCTTTTTCAATAGGCGTTAAAAAGAAACCAGGAGAATCGATTGCGGAGAGATTTAGCTCGTATTTTCAGGGGGTTCATTATCATGAAGTGAACATGGAGCATTTTTTTGAGGGCTTTCAGTCACAGGCATTTATTACGGGAATCCCTAAGGAAAACGAAACGAAGTTTTTTTCTTATTTAGAGCCATTTGTTAGATTAGCACGAGGCAAGGATTTGATATTAGAAGTTGTGGCTTCTCCGATTCATCGGACACAGATCGTGAAGAATTTGGAGAGATTGTCTGACATTCGCACTGCTAATTCTGTTCATCTTAAGAAAAGTCACTCTGAAAGTACCGCTTACTCAGAGACCAATACTTATAATGAAGGTGAAACCTTTACGGATGGTGAAAACAGCGGTGGTGGGTTGGTTTTTGTTAATAAAGGTAATAATCGTAGTGAAGGCAGAACGAGTTCCAGTTCAGATGCGAATGGGAAAACGGAAACGAATACGAAAAACATTGAGGAAACAAAACATCAAGCAGCCGAGCTGGACCGTTTTTTAGAAACGTATTTAGACCGTATGCAAAAAGCACTATCCACCGGTTTGTGGAAAACATCTATTTCAATTTATACAAAGAGCAAAGAGGAGCTTTCTCAAGCTTGTGAAGTTTATCAGTCTACGTATAAAGAAGAGTCATTGGAACCTTATCAAGCGTTCAAACTTAGGCAAGCTTATTCTATGATTGGCGTGCATGAAACGGCAATTCGTACAAGTCAACACATTGATTTGTTCCATGAACAATTTAGAGAGTATTCTTTTCTGACAAGCAAAGAGCTCTCTTACGTGTTTGATTTTCCAAAAGAGGAATATAAGGGCTATGAATTTTCACAATCTCCTCGTTTTGGACAAAGTGCACCTAGTCTATCGGGAATCCCACTAGGTCATATTTATGATGGGGACAAGACTACACCTACTCTTTATGAACTTGATTCAAACCAGCTGGTAAAGCATATGCTCGTGGCAGGGATCACGGGAAGCGGAAAAACGAATACCATTTTTAACTTAATACAAAGCATTGATGTTCCGTTTTTAATTATTGAACCAGCAAAAAAGGAATACAGAAGATTGAACAAGATCGTTCCAGATTTACGGGTATACACATTGGGAAATGAACAGATTTCACCTTTAAGGATTAATCCCTTCTATTTTCCGCAAAATGTAAGCATCCAGCAGCATATCGATAATTTGAAGGTCATTTTTAATGCCTCCTTTACGATGTATGCATCTATGCCCAATATATTGGAGCAGTGTTTTATTAATGTTTATATTAAGAAGGGCTGGAGCTTAACCACATCCAAAAATATTTATATGGGCGATCATGATAATCTTTTATACGAAAAGTATTTTCCTACTATTGAGGATTTGTATTACGAGATTGATAGTTATACAAAAGAACTAGGATATGCACAGGAACAAATGCAAAATATTCGAGCAGCTCTTTTGACACGAATAAAGAGCTTAATGACCGGTGGAAAAGGCTTTTTACTTAATTCGGTGGAAACGATGGATATTGGAGAATTGCTATCACATCCAACTGTATTAGAGCTAGAGGCTATTGCAGATGATGATGAGAAATCGCTTGTTATCGGATTGATCTCGATGTCAATTTACGAATATTTAAAGGCAAATGAAACTGATTTTACCGGTGAACTGAAACATCTTCTGATATTGGAAGAGGCCCATCGAATCTTTACGAATGTGACACAAAGTGGAAGCCAGGAAGATGTGAATATTAAAGGAAAAGCAGTAGAAAGTCTGAGTCATATACTTTCTGAAATCCGTGCTTACGGAGAAGGCATGATTATAATCGATCAAGTACCAACAAAGCTTGCTCCGGATGTGCTGAAAAATACCAATACAAAAATCATTCACCGAATTGTATCAAGAGATGACTGTGAATATGTGGCGAATTCGTTAGGTTTAACAGATGATAAAGTTAACTTTATTAGCAAATTAACAAATGGTGCCGCCCTCTACTTTTCAGATGGGATGAGCTCTCCTGCTCATTTGCAAATTCTGTATGGGAAAGAACATACCCATACGGTACCTGATCAGGAATTACGTTTATCGTCTCAAGCTTACAACGGTTCCGTTTACACAACCAAGTATATTCACCCCTTAACAGAAGTGATTATGCAGAACTTATCTAATGGGTATCCTCAAATGGAAAGGATTCTGAATGACTTTTATCAAGTATTATTAAAGCAGCCATTGAAAAATGTAAGGGATATTTACCGCACAACTCAAGAAAATCTCACATACTCAGCATTGGAAGCTGGATTTGATATGAGTATTGATACGGATGAGTTTACATACTCTTTTGTAAAGGAAGGGTTAAACAGATTAGTCAAGCAAGATGAGAAAATAAGGAAACAAATTAATAAGAGAATTCTTATGGAACGTTATTTGGAATGCTGTTTAGAGTTAATTACTAAAGATTATGAAACACATAAGAAGGAATACACATTGTTAGAAAGAAATCAAAGAAGGTTAGGAGCGGGACACTTTGATTGA
- a CDS encoding V4R domain-containing protein, giving the protein MEIFTYEDLKKIDRPTLGNMIPLELFRTIRLIGMYQGLPMNGKNTTMAVGRKIGQSLPVQTIEDALQIFKELKIGIPTIIHATENEIHIKIEDCFCKGLPIHEGNMTCDLEGAILEGAFSLIYDKKVIVREVKCNVNGDEHCEYMIKILG; this is encoded by the coding sequence ATGGAGATTTTTACGTATGAAGATTTAAAAAAGATTGATAGACCCACCTTAGGCAATATGATTCCCCTCGAATTATTTAGAACCATCCGACTAATTGGGATGTATCAAGGCTTACCGATGAATGGGAAAAACACGACTATGGCTGTAGGAAGAAAAATTGGTCAAAGCCTCCCGGTTCAAACCATCGAGGATGCGTTACAAATATTTAAGGAGCTAAAAATCGGCATTCCAACCATTATCCATGCCACAGAAAATGAGATTCATATTAAGATTGAAGATTGTTTCTGTAAAGGCCTTCCCATTCATGAAGGGAATATGACATGTGATTTAGAAGGGGCTATTCTAGAAGGCGCATTTTCCCTAATTTATGATAAAAAAGTGATTGTTCGTGAAGTGAAATGTAATGTAAATGGCGATGAGCATTGTGAATATATGATAAAAATACTTGGTTAG
- a CDS encoding LysE family translocator produces the protein MENMYLFVLMCIFFIILPGPDTAIATKNTVTVGKAGGVNTVLGTCCALLIHTTAAVFGLSAIIMKSALVFSVFKYVGAVYLMYLGIKTLWSLRKKEDEAGVELNTKSQFGNTSCFKQGFLTNLLNPKVAVLFLTFLPQFVDPGSSTFLPFLIMGITYTAMTAMWSFTYVYLINRISTFMKKPKTQNIIEGLTGTILIGFGIRLFLEKAHD, from the coding sequence ATGGAGAACATGTATCTGTTTGTCCTTATGTGTATTTTTTTTATCATTTTACCCGGGCCTGATACCGCAATTGCTACAAAAAACACTGTAACCGTCGGGAAAGCCGGGGGTGTTAATACAGTTTTAGGTACTTGTTGTGCGCTTCTTATCCATACCACCGCTGCTGTATTTGGACTTTCCGCCATCATTATGAAATCAGCATTAGTATTTTCTGTCTTCAAATATGTGGGTGCAGTTTACTTAATGTATCTGGGGATCAAGACATTATGGTCTTTAAGGAAAAAGGAAGACGAAGCAGGCGTTGAGTTGAACACAAAAAGCCAGTTTGGAAACACTTCTTGCTTTAAACAAGGGTTCCTTACCAATCTCCTAAATCCCAAAGTGGCGGTCCTTTTCTTAACATTTTTGCCTCAATTCGTTGACCCTGGAAGCAGTACCTTTTTACCGTTTCTTATCATGGGGATCACTTATACTGCAATGACTGCCATGTGGTCTTTTACTTACGTTTATTTAATTAATCGAATCAGCACGTTCATGAAAAAACCGAAAACACAAAATATTATTGAAGGACTAACAGGAACCATACTGATAGGTTTCGGAATAAGACTATTTCTTGAAAAGGCACATGATTAA